Within Nanoarchaeota archaeon, the genomic segment GATCCCGTAAATGCGCCATCTTTCAATGCCATACTCAATGTTGAAAAATGACATTTATAAATCTTTAAATTATAATCTCTGTAAAGTAGTTACAACTTCTTAACTTCTGGACAATTCTAACTTAAGTAGCCATTTACGATATTTAAGCTTTCTTTTGCCATTCTTTACAATCGGGTAACGTAATTACGACAATTTAGAACCCGTTAAATCTCAAACTTCTGTTATTTCTATGCGTATTCCCTAAAAAGTCAAAGAAACGGGCATTTAATGAAATACGGATAACTGCATGTGTGTAATCGTAAAACATTGAGTATCGCAATCATATTGCAACCTTGTTTGCACAAATATAGATTTATATTATTTGTCAATAAAGTGAACATCAAAGTATCACAAACAGATTTATGATACGATCAATAGGATACCTAAATATATGGCGATACTATGGAATCTCAAAAATTAAAAACCGCAGAAGCAAGCAATAGGAACAAGTTAAAAGAAGCGAAGCCACAGGTTTATGAAAAAATCATGAAATTTAACGAAAAGATTAAAAGAGGCGAAAGCATTGCCATTATTCAGTTTCAGTATAATTATACTTGCAATTTCCGCTGCCAACACTGCTCTGTAAAAGGGTTTCAAGGCAAAAACGATAAAAGGCAATTCACCATAGCGGATGTAAAAGAACTATTCCGGCAGGCTGATGAATTGGGGCTTGCGCGCGTTACAATTACCGGCGGAGAGCCTTTGGTATTCAAGGATTTTGATGAATTGGTAAAAGCTATTGACCCACAAAAATTCTATATCAACTGCGATACTAATGGATGGCTATTGGATGAAAAGAGAGCCAATCATCTAAAGAGCATTGGTGTTGATAGGATTCAATTAAGTCTGGACAGCTTTGATGCTGATGAACATGATGCCTTTAGAAACACCATGGGTGCGTATGACCGGGCAATGAAAGCAATTGATATAGCTCAAGAGGCGGGCTTAGGCATCTTCGTACAAACCGTAGTTACCAAACAAAGGCTTCACTCAGAGGAGTTTATAAAATTTCTAGAATTTTTCAATAAAAAGGGCATAGGCGTATTTGTGACCTATGCAAAGCCTGTTGGTGCATGGGAAGGTAATTTTGAGGCCCTTGTTAATAAGGATGACATGAACTATATGCGGGAGCTTGAGAAAAAGTATAATGTGTTTACGCATTTAACACCCGCCTATGGACTTAATATGGGTTGCATTGCGATTAAAGGAATGTTTTCTGTAACACAGTATGGGGATGTACTACCGTGTCCTTATATTCACGTATCAATCGGAAATGTCTTCGAGGAGCCCCTGAAAGACATCCTTCAAAGAGGAATGAATATCAAATTCTTTGGAGAACGTATCGAAACATGCCTTATTGCAGAGGATAGGGATTTTATTAACAAATACATAGTAAAAAGGGTTTATGGAAAACCTCTTCCAGTTCCCTGTAATGAAGTTTTTACTGAAGAAGACAAAACGCAAAAGCCATTCAACAAAGAAAAGAGCTTATTCCAATCAACATGATATTTACGTGAATCGTGTGGGGCTTATGAACATTACAAACGCCATAGACTTTCTTGAAAAACATGTTCCTAATCCATCAGCGGGTTTGCCTGATGAGTTATTCTATTATATTAGCAAAACAACGCCGCTAGTTAATGTTGATCTTTTAATAAAAGATGAAAAGGGGCGCACACTTTTATCGTGGAGAAACGATAAATATTGCGGAAAAGGATGGCATGTGCCTGGCGGAATTGTCCGGTTTAAGGAAACATTAGAAGAAAGGGTAAAAAAAGTAGCTGAAACAGAAATAGGAGCTGGAGTTACTTTTGAAACAACTCCAATAGCAATAAATCAGTGCATACTTCAAGATAGGGACATACGCGGTCATTTCATTTCGATTTTATACAAATGCCATATACCCGGCACATTCATCCCAAAAAACAAAGGATGCTCTCGCGATGATGCGGGCTATCTTATGTGGCATGATTCTAGTCCTAACAACTTAATAAAATTTCATGAAAGGTATAGAAAATATCTATAAAAATTTCACAATTTAAGAGGTTTGATAATGAAAGCAAAAGATCTTAGTGGACATGCGCCGGGTGGACAAAGAACAAAACTTGCGGAGGTACTTCCTTTGAATACGCCATTTGTTGTACAGATATTTCCCATATACGCATGTAATTTTAAATGTAAATATTGTATCTTTCCATTAGATATTTCCAAGAGAGGATTTATCTCGGACAAGGTTATCATGGACTTTGAACTATTCAAAAAATGTATGGATGATTTCGCCAAATTTCCCGATAAAATAAAGGTGTTGCGTTTTGTAGGTATAGGAGAACCACTATTGCATAAAAACATCGTAGATATGATTAAATACGCGGTTTCAAAAAAGGTAGCAAATAAAGTGGAACTTCTAACAAATGCATCACTTTTGACTCCAGAAGTGTCAGATTCTCTTATCTCGGCAGGGCTTTCGAGATTAGTTGTATCGTTACAAGGAACTTCAAAAGAGAAATACAAAGATATTTGTGGAGTAGATATTGACTTTGAGAAATTCGTTAAAAATATAGCCTATTTTTATAAAAATAAGGGAAATGCGCACGTTTATCTTAAAATCGTAGATACGGCATTAGATAATAAAGAAGACGAGCAGAGATTTTACAAAATTTTTGGAGATATTTGTGACAGCATTGCAATTGAACATGCCGTTCCTATTCATTCAGGTGTGGACTATAAGAAAGTATTGAAAAATAAAGACATAACAGTCACTCAATTCGGGTTGCCTATTTCTGAAGTTCAAATTTGCCCGCAACCATTTTTCCACATGCAGATCAATCCTGATGGAAAAGTAGTTCCTTGTTATTCTTTTGAATATCCTGAAATAATGGGAAACTGCAATGAACAATCAGTACTTGAAGTTTGGAACGGTAAGACTTTCCAACGCTTTAGGAGAACTATGCTTGATGGAACCAAAACAGTGTGCAAAACATGCGCAGAATGTAGTATAATTAAGTATAGATTATTTCCCGAAGATGTCTTGAATAACGATGCTGAAAGGCTTAAAAAAGCATATGAATAGGTGCACTGATGAAAAAACATAAAAAAAATGAAAGAGTTTGTCCAATATGTAAGTGCTCAGAAAAGACTCATCTCTATAAACAGAATTTTAATAACGACGTTATTTCTCCAATAACGGGTTATGATGTTGTCGTATGCAAGAAGTGTGGATTTGCCTATGCAGATAACATACCCCAGCAAAACAAATTCAACGATTATTATGCGTTACAATCAAAATGGGAATTTAATTATAGAAAGGGTGTTGTTTCAAATGAGTATATCAACCACTTCACAAAAATTTTTAACTTTTTAAATCCGCATTTAAAAAACCACAACGCAAGAATAGTGGATATTGGATGTTCGACAGGCGGTTTATTATCAATATTTAAAACAAACGGATATTCCAATCTTTTAGGACTGGACCCATCGCCGTCGTGTGCAAAAACAACAATGGAATTATACAATATTAAAGCAATCGCCAATAATATTTTTGATTTTAAAACTGATGAAAAATTCGATTTGATTACTTTATCTGCGGTCTTGGAACACTTGGTTGACCTTGACAATTCGATGCAAAAAATCAAGTCATTATTAAAAGAAGATGGTTTATTATTCTTAGAAATTCCTGATGCTGAAAGATTTGAACAGCATATCATCCCTCCATTTCAACATTTCAGTACGGAACATATTAATTACTTTTCCAAAGAATCCATAAGAAATTTATTAGCTATGCATTCTTTTAAAATACTGGAGCTGCAACAAACAGAAAATAGAACTAATAGGTCCATAGATCCAGATATTTTTGTTCTATCAAAAAATACAAACGCTGAGAAGTTTAAACTGATCCATGAGGATGTTTCTGAAATACATTTGAGAAATTACATAACCAAAAGTAATAAATATGATTTAGAAACAAAGAAATCCATCCATGATAAGCTATTGAACAAAGACAAAATAATTGTTTGGGGTGTGGGAACGCATACTCAAAGACTATTAAGTTCTGGATTAGATTTATCAAAGATAGTATATTTTGTCGATTCAAACGCAAAATATAGCGATAAAAAGCTAAAAGGAATAGAAATAAAGACACCGGGCGATATCCGGGAGGAAGACATTCCAATATTGATATCCTCTTATTCCTATCAAGAAGAAATTGCTCATCAAATCAAAGAAGTTCTGAAATTAAATAACGAAATAATAAAACTATATTAAGAAGGAAATAATTCCATAGAAACATATATTATGTGGAATCCCTCTTCAAGATAAAAATTAAAAACCATGCGCACAAAATAATTACGAGATGACCCAATGATTACAAAAATTATGCAAGAAGATCTGGAATTCATTATCCGTCAAAAATTACCGTGGGAAATGTTAGATAATTCTACAATTTTAATTGCCGGTGCAAATGGCTACGTACCTGCATATATGCTGGAAACGCTCCTTTATTTAAACGACAAGTGCAATAAAAATATAAAAGTTATCGCGTTAGTTAGGAACAAAGAAAAGGTCCTAAAACGGTTCTGTCACCATAAGAATAGAAAAGACTTGAAATTTATCGTTCAGGACGTTAGTCAGCCAATCATCCTGAAAAAAAACGAGAAGATCAACTATATAATACATGCAGCAAGTCAGGCAATTCCGAAATATTACGATACCGATCCGATAGGAACTCTAAGTGCCAATACGCTCGGAACAATAAACCTATTAAAACTTACAAACAAAGAAGATTTTAAAGGGTTTTTGTTTTTCAGTACCGGAGGAGTTTATGGAAGAGTTGAAGATAAAAACATTCCGATGAATGAAGATGCTTATGGGTACTTAGACCCGACGGATGTTAAGTCGTGTTATAATGAGAGTAAGAGGATGGGCGAAAATATTTGCGTCGGTTGGTTTCACCAGTACGGCATTCCAACGAAAATAGTCCGAATATCTTACGTTTATGGTCCGGGAATGGATTTAAATGATGAACGGGCATTTCATTCATTTGTTTCAGACATAGTTAATAATCGGGATATTTTAATGGAAAGCAGCGGCAATGCTACGAGATCATTTTGTTATATTGCCGATGCTACTTTGGCATTTTTTACTGTTTTACTGAAGGGCGGCAACGGAGAAGCGTATAATGTAGGAACCGAAAAAGAGACAAGTATTTTTGAGTTAGCACGCACTTTAGTAGGGCTATTTCCTGAAAGAGGTATTAAGATTATAAAAAAACAGGATGTAAATACGTTCGATGTTGTTAAAAGCTCAACACGAAGAAGTTGTTTTGACATATCAAAAATCAAATCACTTGGTTGGAAGCCTGTTTTTGATTTAAGCGAAGGTTCTAAGAGAACCATATTAAGTTTTTTAGAGGAATAATATGGAATCAAATTTGTTAGAAATCAGAGCAAAATATCTGTCAGGGATATTAAATAAAGTAGATTATGCCAAACAATGCCAGGCTCATCATGCTCAACTATTTGATTATTCGGAATTTATGAAAAATACGGATATTCGTTCCATTGAGATAACCGATAACGGCGTTTGCATGACCACTAGAGAAATGGGGATAAAGATGATGGCAAATCGCATTGACCGAGGAATTGCCCCCGTAGGTATTCTTAACTCGCTAGAATCTGAAGAAAACGAAGTTAAGGTATTAAAAAATCTTTTAAAAAGAAATTACGAAGATAAGTTCGTAATGATCGATGTCGGAGCAAATATTGGCTGGTATGGCATGAACTTCGCTAAATCATTTCCAAAGTCACAAATATATTCATTCGAACCAATTCCGGAATCTTATGCCAACATATTATCTAATATTGCACTAAATAACTTAACCAATATCACAACAATTCACTCGGGTGTATCGGATCATGAGGGTGTTGAAACGTTTTATTATGACACCGAACTTTCAGGAAATGCATCACTAACCAATCTCAGTGAAAAGAAAAATGTATCAACCGTAAATGCACAGTTAATCACTTTGGATAACTATTGCTCTCAAAAATCAATTAAGCCGGATTTTATCAAAGTTGATGTAGAAGGTGCAGAATTATTTGTTTTTAAAGGTGCTCGAAAAATAATATCCGATAACCACCCGATTGTTTTTGCAGAGATGCTTCGGAAATGGTCTTCAAAATTTGGATATCACCCAAATCAAATTATAGCGCTTTTTAAAGAACTCGATTATAAATGTTATACCTTATGCAAAGAACAACTAATTCCGCTTGAAATTATGACCGATTCAACTGAGGAAAAGAATTTCATTTTCCTCAATCAAAAATACCATAAGATTTAAAAATGATTTAACTAACGATATAATTAAAAAACAAATAACGTAATGACATAAAGCTCATTTGATAAAGAGATGAAATAATGGATAAAATATTATTTATAATTCCGCCGTATATGAATTTTGATAGTTTTGTAAATCCTGCTTTTAATGAGCGCACAACCGTCAAAAAATCAGGTATTTATGGACGCATTATTGCTGAAATGCCGCTAGGAGTGATCTCCATGAGCGCATATTTGAAGAAACACATCACGGTTGAAACAAAACTCATTGATTTCAATATTATTCTAAACAATATGGAAGCTTTTAAATACGAATCATTTTCAGAAATGTTTCAGGATATTCTCTCGACAAAAGAATGGAGCGACTATCAACCAAACATAATAGCGATATCCACTTTGTTTGCCCCCGCATATTATAACATGTTAGATGTTGCAAAAATACTACGAAATCTATTTCCTAATGCTTTGATAACTGCGGGTGGTGGTGTGCCCACCAATATGTATAAAGAAATATATGGGGCTAGCACATGTTTTGACGCTCTTTGCTATGGCGAAGGAGAAAAACCACTGTTGGGACTTGCAAAGGCGACAGACAAAAAAAAGTTCCTGAAAACAAATTCGTCGTGGATTACAAAAGAGAAGATAGAAAACAAAGAGTCTTTTCAACATGATTTCATCGAAAACCTTGATGAGATACCATTTTTTGATTATGATATTTTGAATATGGAGGGTTACAAACAAACATCTCTCCTGTCTTTATTCCCGCTTGAGAAAGAAAGAGGAAGAAAAGGAATGCCAATCATGACATCAAGAGGTTGTATTCATCATTGTTGTTTTTGTTCGTCGCACACAGTCCATGGAAGGAAAATGCGATATAATAGTGTGGGGCGAGTAAAAGAGGATTTCGAGCGCCTAAAAAAACAATATGGAGCGGAAACAATAGTTTTTTTCGATGATCATTTGATGTCTAATAGGCAAAGAGTTTTTAAAATTATTAATCTCCTAAATGACCTGAAATTGACGGCATTTTTCCCATCGTCCTTAGCCCTTTATGCTCTGGATAGAAAAGTTCTTGAAGCTCTAAAAAGCGTTGGTGTAGATAATCTTGTTTTGTCTGTAGAGTCTGGCAGTAATAGGGTTTTAAGGGAAATAATGCACAAGCCTCTTGACCTATCCATAGTAAAACGTGTAATTGCAGACTGTCGGGAATTAGGAATAGCTTCGGATGTGTCGATACTTATAGGGCTTCCGGGAGAAACAAAACAAGACATAGAAGATGCCAGAGTATTTTTAAAAACACTTGACGCAACGTGGTTCAGAATCAGTATGGCAACTCCGCTTGTTGGCAGCGAAATGCTTGATATTTGCATCAAAAACAACTATATTAAAGGAGATTACATAAATTGTGATTTCAAAAAAGCGGTTGTTGAAACTAAAGATTTTACAGCAGAATACATACAAGAAAAAGCATATTTACTAAATCTTGAACTTAATTTTGTATCCAATAGTGATTTTAGATTGGGAAATTACGAAACAGCATTAAAAGGATTTGAAAACGCAATAAAAACAAAGAGCGATCATGCATTTGCCTATTATTTTGCGGCCAAGTGCTATGAGATGATGAATTTAGAAGAAAAATACGAAGAATACAAAACGAAGTATCAAGAAATAATAAAAGAATCTGAATTTTGGAGAAACTACGCCAAACAATTTAACCTGGCTGAATTAAAATGATTTGCCTCGTGAACTCAATAAAAGATTTGATAACTTATTAAAAACATCCAAAGCATAGTCAAGAGGGTCTAAATGGTTAAAAACGACATATTTAAAAAATTATTCATTTTTGAAATGGCTAACAACCATATGGGCAGCTTGGAACATGGCTTGAAGATAATAAGAGAATTCCACGAAGTCAGCAAAAAGTTTGATTTCAAATTTGGCTTTAAGCTTCAATACAGGGATTTAGATACATTCATTCATCCGGATTTTAAAAATAGGATGGATATTAAATACATAAAACGCTTCTCAGAAACAAGATTGAAAGAAAGTGAATTAAAAATACTAAAAGACGAGATTAAAAAACACGGCTTTATAGCCATATGCACGCCTTTTGATGAAAACTCGGTTGACTTAATCGAAAAACACGATTTCGATATAATAAAAATCGGCAGCTGTTCATTCACAGACTGGCCATTATTGGAAAGAATAGCGAAAACTGAAAAACATGTAATTGCCTCCACAGCTGGCGCGTCACTGGAAGAAATAGACCGCGTAGTATCGTTTTTTGAGCACAGGAAGAAAGATTTCTGCTTAATGCATTGCGTAGGCGAGTATCCAACCCGCAATAAGGTATTGGAATTGAATCAAATAGATTTTCTGCGCGAAAGATACCCCGACATCGCCATAGGTTATTCAACGCATGAAGAACCCGGTAATTTAGATGCAATTAAGATAGCAGTAAGTAAAAGGGCAGCTGTTTTTGAAAGGCACGTAGGTATTAAAACAGACAAATATGCTCTCAATACATATTCATCCACACAGGAACAAATCAATAACTGGCTGTTATCCGCACAAGATGCATATGCTATGTGCGGGGTTTCGGACATAAGGAGAGATTGCTCGGAAAAGGAAAAAGCAGACTTATGCGGCCTGAAAAGAGGGGTCTTTGCCAAAAGAAACATAAAAAAAGGCGAAAAACTGGATATGGCGAATACATTTTTTGCGATACCCAATGTTAAAAACCAGATACTTGCCAATGATTTTTCCAAATACATGGAATACTGTGCAAACAAAGAAATAACCCTGAATAAACCCATATTGTTTAATGAAGTCGTAATGAAAAATTTGAGAGAAAAATTTTTACAGATCATCCAGCGCGTCAGGCAAATTCTCATCGACAGCAAGATAACTCTTCCAAACAAGATTGAATTTGAATTGTCCCACCATTACGGCATTGAAAAATTCGATGAATATGGGGCAGTAATAATCAGCTGCATAAACAGGGAGTACTGCAAAAAGATAATCATAATGCTTCCCGGGCAAAAGCATCCGGTACATTACCATGAAAAGAAAGAGGAAACATTTCATGTTCTCTATGGAGATATTACCATAACACTTGAAGACGTCGAAAAGGAATACAAGCCAGGTGAGCTAATTATTGTTGAAAGGGGCGTCAAGCATAGTTTCAGATCTAAAAACGGCGTGGTTTTTGAGGAAGTCTCAACCACACACTATAAAAACGACTCGTTCTATGAAGACGCACAAATAACACAAAATAAGAACCGTAAAACCGAAATGACATTTTGGTCCGACTGGTTAGTTAAGCCAATAGCATAATTTAGAATAATTCCCGTCAAGCGTCGTCTTTTAATTTATAAACAATAAGAAACTCATAAATATCTCTAGAGGCACCAGCTACAATGCCTATCGAGGGTCAAAATGCGAACAAAAGAAGAGATAAAAAAAGAAATTTTTGGCAAAGTAAAGGAATACTGCCTGCTAGCCCACAAAAAAGACGAATTTATTCCCGGCAAATCAAAGATAAACTATGCCGGCCGCGTTTTTGACGAAAAAGAAATTATATCCCTTGTTGATTCTGCGCTCGAATTCTGGCTCACGGCAGGCAGATTTGCAGCGCAGTTTGAAAAGGAATTTGCAGATTTTCTGGGCGTAAAATATTGCCTGCTGACAAATTCCGGCTCATCAGCCAATCTTCTTGCAGTTTCTGCCTTGACTTCATCGGCTCTTGGAGACAAGCAGCTAAAACCCGGAGACGAAGTAATAACCGTTGCTGCGGGATTTCCAACAACCGTAAATCCTATTGTGCAGAATGGGCTTGTTCCTGTGTTTGTGGATGTTGCTCTTGGCACATACAATATTCAGCATAACAGAATTGAAGATGCCATCACTGAAAAGACAAAAGCCATAATTGTCGCGCACACAATGGGCAATCCGTTCAATTTAAATGAAGTTGCAAAAATTGCAAAAAAACACAACCTCTGGCTTATAGAAGATTCATGCGACGCATTGGGCTCAAAATACGATGGAAAATATACCGGAACTTTCGGAGACATAGCGACATTCAGCTTCTATCCGGCCCACCATATCACTATGGGTGAAGGAGGCGCGCTTGTAACAAATAATCCTCAACTAAAACAGCTAATAGAATCATTTAGGGACTGGGGGCGGGACTGTTACTGCGGGCCGGGATGCGACAATACGTGCGGAAAAAGATTCAGCCAGCAATTGGGCACACTTCCGTTCGGGTATGATCATAAATACATGTACTCGCACATAGGATACAACCTAAAAGTCACTGACATGCAGGCTGCCATCGGAGTTGAACAGCTCAAAAAACTCCCGGAATTTATTGATGCGCGCAAAAGAAATTTCAAATTATTATACAACGGGCTGAAAAAGTACGATAAATATTTCATTATGCCTGAAACTGAAAAAGGGGCTGATCCGAGCTGGTTTGGATTTCTCCTGACAATCCGTGAAGGCGCAGGATTCACAAAGAATGATATCGTAAAATACCTTGAAGATAATAAAATAGCGACAAGGATGCTGTTTGCAGGCAATATTACGCGCCAGCCAAGCTTTAAGAATATTAACTATCGCATATCCGGCGGCCTTGAAAACACTGACAATATAATGAATAACACGTTTTGGATTGGAGTTTATCCCGGAATGACTGAAAGCATGATTGATTATATAATAAGTAGTTTTGATAAATTCATGTGCGACAAAATCTCGCAAGAAAAATAATTCATGGAAGTGTAGCTATGTGGAGTGATAATGTAACTGTTTGCCTTCTTTGTCGTAATGAAGAAAAAAGAATCGAAAATGCAATCAGGAATTTCAAAGACAAATTCAAAATACTGGTTATAGACGACATCCCGCCAAGCACGGATCGCACTCATGAAATCTGCAAAAAGCTTTGCGTAGAGTATACAAATGTAAACAGAGGCAACCGCGCTGAGCAGCCTGATTTAATGAATAAATTTTGGAAAAAGGTTAAAACTGAGTATATGCTTTTTGCGGCATGCGGCGAATATATTCCGGACGAATTACTGCAATTATATGCAAAAGTTGCAAACGAAAAATCATACGATGTTGTGCGCGCATGGAGAATAAGCATCACTGCCGGAAAGCATCTTTTGGTGTGGGGCGATGCCCGTAAATTCACAAAAAGAACAAAAGGCATAGGGCATTTACGATTCATGCGACGGGGAAGCATAGACTACAAAGGCAACATAATACACCGTGAAGGGAAAATGGTCAATCCGGAAAAATCATTAGCACCGTCAATTGATCCGCACCTTATGTTTTATCAGTTCAGGGATTATGACTCTTCATGGACCGAAATCAAACACGCAGGATACAACGATATCAATGCGATACAGCTTTATG encodes:
- a CDS encoding glycosyltransferase is translated as MWSDNVTVCLLCRNEEKRIENAIRNFKDKFKILVIDDIPPSTDRTHEICKKLCVEYTNVNRGNRAEQPDLMNKFWKKVKTEYMLFAACGEYIPDELLQLYAKVANEKSYDVVRAWRISITAGKHLLVWGDARKFTKRTKGIGHLRFMRRGSIDYKGNIIHREGKMVNPEKSLAPSIDPHLMFYQFRDYDSSWTEIKHAGYNDINAIQLYEKGEKYSLFKMLYKSIGAFFVCYFVRGAWKQGHLGFMHSYYRFTHYMGLYLRLWDIEHNLQKKDIEKIHNDLRSKLISKEITVDDLLKY